In Flavobacterium praedii, the DNA window CGCTACAATTAGAGTCATATGAATCATGACTTCCATTCCATTTTTACTGAGAGATAGAATATGACTGACATTGAGTTCTTGTTTGATAAATCTGATGAAGACTTCAATATCCCATTTTCTTCTATAATAATCTGCAACTTCCTTAGTAGTAAGTTCAAAATTATTGGTGATGAACCAAAATATTTTTTCGGGTTGCTCATTATTTTTTACTATCACCAGTCTGAATTGGTTTTCAATTTTTTCTTCCTTATGCTTTATGTTTCCTTGT includes these proteins:
- a CDS encoding transposase codes for the protein MEIESLIKENQDLDIGVNLLIIDSIIILDTGLPIINKQGNIKHKEEKIENQFRLVIVKNNEQPEKIFWFITNNFELTTKEVADYYRRKWDIEVFIRFIKQELNVSHILSLSKNGMEVMIHMTLIVAMLALIYKKANNLSYKTAKRRFVMELRELITINTDYTFGWGSCQSL